The following proteins come from a genomic window of Salvia hispanica cultivar TCC Black 2014 chromosome 4, UniMelb_Shisp_WGS_1.0, whole genome shotgun sequence:
- the LOC125222789 gene encoding nascent polypeptide-associated complex subunit alpha-like protein 2, translating to MPGPVVEEIEAEKKLLDEPLVEDVKEDEDHDDDDLDDSDDEEDDKDDGTLAGTEGSKQSRSEKKSRKAMLKLGMKPVLGVSRVTIKRTKNILFFISKPDVFKSPNSETYVIFGEAKIEDLSSQLQTQAAEQFRAPDIRSVMGKSELTAAPESAPEEEEGEVDETGVEPRDIELVMTQAGVSRTRAVNALKTHNGDIVSAIMELTT from the exons ATGCCTGGACCCGTCGTCGAAGAGATTGAAGCCGAGAAGAAGCTTCTG GATGAGCCATTGGTGGAGGACGTGAAGGAAGATGAGGAtcatgatgatgatgatttggATGATTCCGACGATGAAGAGGATGACAAGGACGACGGAACGCTAG CTGGAACTGAAGGATCCAAGCAAAGCAGAAGTGAAAAAAAGAGCCGTAAGGCCATGCTGAAGCTCGGCATGAAGCCTGTTCTTGGTGTCAGCAGAGTCACAATTAAGAGAACTAAAAAT ATATTGTTTTTCATCTCGAAACCTGATGTCTTCAAAAGCCCTAATTCTGAGACCTATGTCATCTTCGGTGAGGCCAAGATCGAGGATTTGAGCTCTCAGCTCCAGACCCAGGCTGCTGAACAGTTCAGGGCACCGGACATTCGCTCTGTGATGGGCAAGTCAGAACTGACTGCTGCACCTGAATCTGCacctgaagaagaagagggagAGGTCGATGAGACGGGTGTCGAGCCTCGTGACATCGAACTGGTCATGACCCAAGCCGGGGTGTCGAGGACCAGGGCTGTCAATGCCCTCAAAACTCACAATGGAGACATTGTGAGTGCTATCATGGAGCTCACAACCTAg
- the LOC125217519 gene encoding uncharacterized protein LOC125217519: MSEELQIVVAQKNVEAQYVEMMVPLYSFGCERKIKNALANLKGIYSVNVDFEQQKVRVWGICDKCDVLSKVKKKRRGARFWELEDEIRVQELGVGSAPSSPQHSSISINNNSAKYLALIKPQSLNLNWRALKRVFNRSNSF; the protein is encoded by the exons ATGAGTGAAGAGCTTCAAATAGTTGTAGCACAAAAGAATGTTGAGGCACAATATGTAGAGATGATGGTGCCTTTGTATTCTTTTGGATGTGAGAGGAAAATCAAGAATGCTTTGGCTAATCTCAAAg gTATTTATTCAGTTAATGTAGATTTTGAGCAACAAAAGGTGAGGGTGTGGGGAATTTGTGACAAATGCGATGTTCTGTCgaaagtgaagaagaagaggagaggAGCACGGTTTTGGGAATTGGAAGATGAAATTCGAGTGCAAGAGTTGGGTGTTGGTTCCGCCCCTTCATCGCCACAACATTCTTCCATTTCTATTAACAACAATTCTGCAAAATATTTGGCTCTCATCAAACCACAATCCCTAAACTTGAATTGGAGAGCTCTGAAAAGAGTGTTTAATAgatcaaactcattttag
- the LOC125222683 gene encoding uncharacterized protein LOC125222683 isoform X2 encodes MMGLSSMGYGVGGNSSTSNLSASAPPFTVDRLNPNPNSNPLLHYSDYGAEPFPQLSATDSNDMISDDYRFSASVSVHNSGYGGDVKPYYSPYVTSLTGEDRVLGGDEGSRYNVGRSVAPQHDYARSLFDLEYGPRWVGGLGFDDGKRAKRSEFDGKFLPEKLFVGGSHGYENQLYHGGCGSENRNQFKEDSSVLYKNLRQVPDREVYTGSSSTGYMEDKSRLEQQFGFFHYDSCKTLVTSGPPYLEPYPPLASCATEKNFPDYKNPSSPYEKCIRPVDAPCHGRVSVGRSSPTVVIRPPPASKLDLGQETSPSKFFKQGNASSVSVKELSRPLNTKDTTDSEVMLGSQLAHVNVSSGFSKTGDDIQAVDSTEESSDFMDHHSTAVDSPCWKGAPSSPFSVFDIESGNCDRDKVNLVEQYGFGHGEHLSLQSIDSNRVFSEKVDCNTGNENECGRDGMKLGFEKALEAICSTSEQTLLGCVTDRVWIPPATRSNGAELSGGITKDCNRLNDLTSVFDFQVSDTKYLFGEGCVGMTGNDVSECASMAVLAAEKVLASPASQEDPTENSTVPGPRLDVSSIVKSMHSLSELLRFHISSDVCPLGEENTEILEHTISNLSTCLSKNFAQVVETNKPELKDLSGETSVRETCCADIITRGLRMKGEVSNSCTGISTKCEVSYPGKKDEISPMVSPLRDDFHINGDDDMAKAIKKVLEQNFEIDEDMHSQALLFKNLWLEAEAKLCSISYKARFERMKAQMAGVKLKAPKEDEDVAEMVSELCISPDSVIMSVLAPEPRVDTLPKPVSLEASASGASGHLNSVESSVLARFNILNSREEKQQRPEIVDCKHADSITARFNILKSREESSKLVGVDKENPPRAIPDEKHFWPLVRGQSGDAGSGKFDSYFQHAAGSVTKIAASSHLETISTNKPGWRDSLSSSEWEHVLKDDFSLKN; translated from the exons ATGATGGGCTTGAGCTCCATGGGCTATGGGGTTGGGGGGAATTCATCCACATCAAATCTATCTGCTTCTGCACCTCCTTTTACTGTTGATCGATTAAACCCTAATCCCAATTCAAACCCTTTGCTGCATTACTCCGATTATGGTGCTGAGCCGTTTCCCCAATTATCTGCAACTGATTCTAATGACATGATTAGTGATGATTATCGGTTTTCGGCCTCTGTGTCTGTTCATAATTCTGGTTATGGTGGTGATGTGAAGCCGTATTACTCCCCGTATGTCACGTCCTTGACTGGGGAGGATAGGGTTTTGGGCGGGGACGAGGGGTCTCGTTACAATGTGGGGCGTAGTGTGGCACCTCAGCATGATTATGCTCGGAGCTTGTTTGACTTGGAGTATGGGCCTCGTTGGGTGGGCGGTTTAGGCTTCGATGATGGGAAACGGGCTAAAAGATCAGAATTTGATGGGAAATTCTTGCCGGAGAAGCTATTCGTTGGTGGCTCACATGGTTATGAAAATCAATTGTACCATG GTGGGTGCGGCAGTGAAAATCGGAACCAATTCAAGGAAGATTCTAGcgttttatataaaaatcttCGACAGGTGCCTGACCGCGAAGTCTATACTGGCTCATCGAGCACTGGATACATGGAAGACAAGTCACGCCTTGAGCAGCAATTCGGCTTCTTTCATTACGATTCATGTAAAACACTTGTCACGTCAGGTCCTCCCTACCTTGAACCTTATCCTCCTCTAGCGTCCTGTGCAACGGAGAAGAACTTTCCAGACTATAAAAACCCGTCCAGCCCGTATGAAAAATGCATCAGGCCTGTCGATGCGCCCTGTCATGGTCGCGTTTCAGTTGGGAGATCGTCGCCCACAGTGGTCATTAGACCACCGCCAGCTTCCAAGTTGGATTTGGGACAAG AGACGAGTCCTTCCAAGTTCTTCAAGCAAGGGAATGCTTCCTCAGTTTCTGTGAAAGAACTTTCAAGGCCGCTGAATACTAAGGATACTACTGATTCCGAGGTTATGTTAGGATCTCAACTAGCCCACGTGAATGTCTCGAGTGGTTTTTCAAAGACTGGTGATGACATTCAAGCGGTTGATTCGACTGAGGAGTCTTCGGATTTTATGGACCATCACAGCACTGCGGTAGATTCACCCTGTTGGAAAGGAGCACCGTCTTCTCCTTTTTCAGTGTTTGATATTGAATCTGGAAACTGTGATCGAGACAAGGTAAATTTGGTCGAACAATATGGATTTGGTCATGGCGAGCATCTGAGTCTCCAGTCAATTGATTCTAACCGAGTTTTCTCTGAGAAAGTTGACTGCAACACgggaaatgaaaatgaatgtGGAAGAGACGGCATGAAGCTTGGTTTCGAGAAGGCTCTTGAGGCAATCTGCTCGACTTCAGAGCAGACTTTATTGGGTTGTGTAACAGACAGAGTTTGGATCCCTCCCGCGACAAGGAGCAATGGAGCCGAGCTTAGTGGCGGTATTACGAAGGATTGCAATCGTCTGAACGACTTAACGAGTGTTTTTGATTTCCAAGTCTCTGACACTAAGTATTTATTCGGTGAAGGATGTGTTGGGATGACGGGGAATGATGTCTCTGAATGTGCTTCCATGGCAGTCCTTGCAGCAGAGAAGGTTCTCGCCTCACCCGCTTCTCAAGAAGATCCAACTGAGAACAGTACGGTACCAGGTCCGAGACTGGATGTGTCATCAATTGTTAAGTCGATGCATAGCCTCTCAGAGTTGCTTCGGTTTCACATTTCAAGCGACGTATGTCCTTTAGGGGAAGAAAACACGGAGATTCTTGAACACACAATAAGCAACCTTAGTACTTGTTTGAGTAAAAACTTCGCACAGGTCGTAGAAACTAATAAACCAGAGCTGAAAGATCTTTCTGGAGAAACTTCCGTTCGCGAGACATGTTGCGCA GATATTATTACAAGAGGCCTTCGTATGAAAGGTGAAGTTTCAAATTCCTGCACCGGGATCAGTACGAAATGTGAAGTTTCATATCCTGgtaagaaagatgaaatatCACCAATGGTTTCGCCCTTGAGGGATGATTTTCACATTAACGGAGACGATGATATGGCGAAG GCTATAAAGAAGGTCCTCGAGCAGAATTTCGAGATAGACGAGGACATGCACTCACAAGCACTTCTGTTCAAGAATCTGTGGCTAGAGGCGGAGGCTAAATTGTGCTCCATCAGTTATAAAGCTCGTTTCGAGAGAATGAAGGCTCAGATGGCAGGCGTCAAGCTCAAGGCTCCGAAAG AGGACGAGGATGTTGCAGAGATGGTATCCGAGCTTTGCATTTCGCCCGATTCTGTAATCATGTCTGTGCTGGCTCCCGAGCCTCGTGTCGACACACTGCCTAAACCTGTGTCGCTGGAGGCGTCTGCTTCTGGCGCGAGTGGACATCTTAATTCTGTCGAGTCTTCAGTTCTAGCCAGGTTCAATATCTTGAATTCTCGAGAGGAGAAGCAGCAACGGCCCGAGATAGTCGACTGCAAGCATGCAGATTCCATCACGGCCAGATTCAACATCCTGAAATCGCGAGAGGAGAGCTCGAAACTAGTAGGTGTGGACAAGGAAAACCCACCACGGGCGATCCCTGACGAGAAACATTTCTGGCCGCTTGTCAGAGGTCAGTCGGGAGACGCTGGCAGTGGCAAGTTCGACTCGTATTTTCAGCATGCTGCTGGCTCTGTCACGAAAATTGCAGCGAGTAGTCATCTGGAGACGATCAGCACGAACAAGCCCGGGTGGCGCGATAGTTTGTCTTCGTCGGAGTGGGAGCATGTGCTGaaagatgatttttcattGAAAAACTAG
- the LOC125224469 gene encoding IAA-amino acid hydrolase ILR1-like 5: MMFLNSKFSAFLLLLVTHLANHQTQSKSFDQEYANQILSSAHKEKGWLVSIRRRIHENPELSFQEFNTSALIRSKLDELGVSYDYPFAKTGVVAQIGSGARPVVALRADMDALPLQELVEWEHKSKLDGVMHGCGHDAHTTMLLGAAKLLQQRKDELKGTVRLLFQPAEEGGAGASHMIKDGALGEAEAIFGMHVDFTNPTGSISSIPGPILAAVSFFEAKIVGRGGHAAAPHLSIDPIVAASYTILALQQLVSREVDPLHSQVLSVTYVRGGTALNVIPSSVEIGGTLRSLTTEGLRQLQRRVTEVIEGLAASLRCTAHVDMKEEEYPAYPACFNDEGLHRHVERVGGLLLGPEKVKEGKKVMAGEDFAFYQEVIPGEIFNIGIRNEAIGAVHSAHSPYFFLDEDVLPIGAALHAAVAEVYLRDHSHSAI; the protein is encoded by the exons ATGATGTTTCTCAACTCCAAGTTTTCAGCTTTCTTGCTACTCCTTGTGACTCACTTAGCAAATCACCAAACGCAATCGAAAAGCTTCGATCAAGAATACGCGAACCAGATTCTGAGCTCAGCCCACAAAGAAAAGGGCTGGTTAGTCTCAATCAGAAGGAGAATTCACGAAAACCCAGAGCTCAGCTTTCAAGAATTCAACACCAGCGCCCTAATTCGCAGCAAGCTCGATGAACTCGGCGTTTCTTACGACTACCCATTTGCCAAAACGGGCGTCGTCGCTCAAATCGGGTCTGGCGCCCGCCCCGTTGTTGCCCTGCGTGCTGACATGGACGCTCTTCCGCTGCAA GAGCTAGTTGAGTGGGAGCACAAGAGCAAATTGGATGGTGTGATGCACGGATGTGGGCACGATGCTCATACTACTATGCTGCTCGGGGCTGCCAAGTTGCTTCAACAAAGGAAAGACGAGCTTAAG GGAACAGTAAGGCTTCTGTTTCAGCCTGCCGAGGAGGGAGGTGCCGGTGCGTCCCATATGATAAAAGATGGCGCTCTCGGTGAGGCAGAGGCGATATTTGGTATGCACGTTGATTTCACAAATCCAACGGGAAGTATATCGAGTATCCCGGGACCGATTCTTGCTGCAGTGAGCTTCTTCGAAGCGAAAATAGTTGGAAGAGGCGGGCACGCTGCAGCACCCCACCTCAGCATCGACCCGATTGTTGCTGCATCGTATACTATATTGGCGCTACAGCAGCTCGTCTCGAGGGAAGTAGATCCTCTTCATAGTCAA GTGCTTTCCGTCACGTATGTACGAGGCGGGACTGCGTTAAACGTCATTCCCAGCAGCGTCGAGATAGGAGGTACGCTCAGAAGTCTCACGACCGAAGGTCTACGCCAACTCCAACGGAGGGTTACCGAG GTTATCGAAGGGCTGGCGGCTTCACTGAGATGTACAGCACACGTTGAcatgaaagaagaagaataccCGGCGTATCCGGCTTGTTTCAACGACGAAGGACTGCATCGGCACGTGGAGAGGGTCGGGGGCCTCCTTTTGGGGCCGGAGAAGGTGAAGGAGGGGAAGAAGGTGATGGCGGGCGAGGACTTCGCCTTCTATCAGGAGGTGATCCCGGGGGAAATATTCAACATCGGGATCAGGAACGAGGCGATAGGGGCGGTTCACTCGGCTCATTCGCCGTATTTCTTCCTCGACGAGGACGTTCTCCCGATCGGAGCAGCTCTTCATGCTGCGGTCGCGGAAGTTTATCTGAGAGATCACAGCCATTCTGCTATCTAA
- the LOC125222683 gene encoding uncharacterized protein LOC125222683 isoform X1 yields MMGLSSMGYGVGGNSSTSNLSASAPPFTVDRLNPNPNSNPLLHYSDYGAEPFPQLSATDSNDMISDDYRFSASVSVHNSGYGGDVKPYYSPYVTSLTGEDRVLGGDEGSRYNVGRSVAPQHDYARSLFDLEYGPRWVGGLGFDDGKRAKRSEFDGKFLPEKLFVGGSHGYENQLYHGGCGSENRNQFKEDSSVLYKNLRQVPDREVYTGSSSTGYMEDKSRLEQQFGFFHYDSCKTLVTSGPPYLEPYPPLASCATEKNFPDYKNPSSPYEKCIRPVDAPCHGRVSVGRSSPTVVIRPPPASKLDLGQGNASRKSDGSDNAARVHIVNSDYSNLSKPETSPSKFFKQGNASSVSVKELSRPLNTKDTTDSEVMLGSQLAHVNVSSGFSKTGDDIQAVDSTEESSDFMDHHSTAVDSPCWKGAPSSPFSVFDIESGNCDRDKVNLVEQYGFGHGEHLSLQSIDSNRVFSEKVDCNTGNENECGRDGMKLGFEKALEAICSTSEQTLLGCVTDRVWIPPATRSNGAELSGGITKDCNRLNDLTSVFDFQVSDTKYLFGEGCVGMTGNDVSECASMAVLAAEKVLASPASQEDPTENSTVPGPRLDVSSIVKSMHSLSELLRFHISSDVCPLGEENTEILEHTISNLSTCLSKNFAQVVETNKPELKDLSGETSVRETCCADIITRGLRMKGEVSNSCTGISTKCEVSYPGKKDEISPMVSPLRDDFHINGDDDMAKAIKKVLEQNFEIDEDMHSQALLFKNLWLEAEAKLCSISYKARFERMKAQMAGVKLKAPKEDEDVAEMVSELCISPDSVIMSVLAPEPRVDTLPKPVSLEASASGASGHLNSVESSVLARFNILNSREEKQQRPEIVDCKHADSITARFNILKSREESSKLVGVDKENPPRAIPDEKHFWPLVRGQSGDAGSGKFDSYFQHAAGSVTKIAASSHLETISTNKPGWRDSLSSSEWEHVLKDDFSLKN; encoded by the exons ATGATGGGCTTGAGCTCCATGGGCTATGGGGTTGGGGGGAATTCATCCACATCAAATCTATCTGCTTCTGCACCTCCTTTTACTGTTGATCGATTAAACCCTAATCCCAATTCAAACCCTTTGCTGCATTACTCCGATTATGGTGCTGAGCCGTTTCCCCAATTATCTGCAACTGATTCTAATGACATGATTAGTGATGATTATCGGTTTTCGGCCTCTGTGTCTGTTCATAATTCTGGTTATGGTGGTGATGTGAAGCCGTATTACTCCCCGTATGTCACGTCCTTGACTGGGGAGGATAGGGTTTTGGGCGGGGACGAGGGGTCTCGTTACAATGTGGGGCGTAGTGTGGCACCTCAGCATGATTATGCTCGGAGCTTGTTTGACTTGGAGTATGGGCCTCGTTGGGTGGGCGGTTTAGGCTTCGATGATGGGAAACGGGCTAAAAGATCAGAATTTGATGGGAAATTCTTGCCGGAGAAGCTATTCGTTGGTGGCTCACATGGTTATGAAAATCAATTGTACCATG GTGGGTGCGGCAGTGAAAATCGGAACCAATTCAAGGAAGATTCTAGcgttttatataaaaatcttCGACAGGTGCCTGACCGCGAAGTCTATACTGGCTCATCGAGCACTGGATACATGGAAGACAAGTCACGCCTTGAGCAGCAATTCGGCTTCTTTCATTACGATTCATGTAAAACACTTGTCACGTCAGGTCCTCCCTACCTTGAACCTTATCCTCCTCTAGCGTCCTGTGCAACGGAGAAGAACTTTCCAGACTATAAAAACCCGTCCAGCCCGTATGAAAAATGCATCAGGCCTGTCGATGCGCCCTGTCATGGTCGCGTTTCAGTTGGGAGATCGTCGCCCACAGTGGTCATTAGACCACCGCCAGCTTCCAAGTTGGATTTGGGACAAGGTAATGCTTCTCGTAAATCTGATGGTAGCGATAATGCTGCTAGGGTCCACATTGTGAATTCTGATTATTCCAATCTCTCGAAGCCAGAGACGAGTCCTTCCAAGTTCTTCAAGCAAGGGAATGCTTCCTCAGTTTCTGTGAAAGAACTTTCAAGGCCGCTGAATACTAAGGATACTACTGATTCCGAGGTTATGTTAGGATCTCAACTAGCCCACGTGAATGTCTCGAGTGGTTTTTCAAAGACTGGTGATGACATTCAAGCGGTTGATTCGACTGAGGAGTCTTCGGATTTTATGGACCATCACAGCACTGCGGTAGATTCACCCTGTTGGAAAGGAGCACCGTCTTCTCCTTTTTCAGTGTTTGATATTGAATCTGGAAACTGTGATCGAGACAAGGTAAATTTGGTCGAACAATATGGATTTGGTCATGGCGAGCATCTGAGTCTCCAGTCAATTGATTCTAACCGAGTTTTCTCTGAGAAAGTTGACTGCAACACgggaaatgaaaatgaatgtGGAAGAGACGGCATGAAGCTTGGTTTCGAGAAGGCTCTTGAGGCAATCTGCTCGACTTCAGAGCAGACTTTATTGGGTTGTGTAACAGACAGAGTTTGGATCCCTCCCGCGACAAGGAGCAATGGAGCCGAGCTTAGTGGCGGTATTACGAAGGATTGCAATCGTCTGAACGACTTAACGAGTGTTTTTGATTTCCAAGTCTCTGACACTAAGTATTTATTCGGTGAAGGATGTGTTGGGATGACGGGGAATGATGTCTCTGAATGTGCTTCCATGGCAGTCCTTGCAGCAGAGAAGGTTCTCGCCTCACCCGCTTCTCAAGAAGATCCAACTGAGAACAGTACGGTACCAGGTCCGAGACTGGATGTGTCATCAATTGTTAAGTCGATGCATAGCCTCTCAGAGTTGCTTCGGTTTCACATTTCAAGCGACGTATGTCCTTTAGGGGAAGAAAACACGGAGATTCTTGAACACACAATAAGCAACCTTAGTACTTGTTTGAGTAAAAACTTCGCACAGGTCGTAGAAACTAATAAACCAGAGCTGAAAGATCTTTCTGGAGAAACTTCCGTTCGCGAGACATGTTGCGCA GATATTATTACAAGAGGCCTTCGTATGAAAGGTGAAGTTTCAAATTCCTGCACCGGGATCAGTACGAAATGTGAAGTTTCATATCCTGgtaagaaagatgaaatatCACCAATGGTTTCGCCCTTGAGGGATGATTTTCACATTAACGGAGACGATGATATGGCGAAG GCTATAAAGAAGGTCCTCGAGCAGAATTTCGAGATAGACGAGGACATGCACTCACAAGCACTTCTGTTCAAGAATCTGTGGCTAGAGGCGGAGGCTAAATTGTGCTCCATCAGTTATAAAGCTCGTTTCGAGAGAATGAAGGCTCAGATGGCAGGCGTCAAGCTCAAGGCTCCGAAAG AGGACGAGGATGTTGCAGAGATGGTATCCGAGCTTTGCATTTCGCCCGATTCTGTAATCATGTCTGTGCTGGCTCCCGAGCCTCGTGTCGACACACTGCCTAAACCTGTGTCGCTGGAGGCGTCTGCTTCTGGCGCGAGTGGACATCTTAATTCTGTCGAGTCTTCAGTTCTAGCCAGGTTCAATATCTTGAATTCTCGAGAGGAGAAGCAGCAACGGCCCGAGATAGTCGACTGCAAGCATGCAGATTCCATCACGGCCAGATTCAACATCCTGAAATCGCGAGAGGAGAGCTCGAAACTAGTAGGTGTGGACAAGGAAAACCCACCACGGGCGATCCCTGACGAGAAACATTTCTGGCCGCTTGTCAGAGGTCAGTCGGGAGACGCTGGCAGTGGCAAGTTCGACTCGTATTTTCAGCATGCTGCTGGCTCTGTCACGAAAATTGCAGCGAGTAGTCATCTGGAGACGATCAGCACGAACAAGCCCGGGTGGCGCGATAGTTTGTCTTCGTCGGAGTGGGAGCATGTGCTGaaagatgatttttcattGAAAAACTAG
- the LOC125222788 gene encoding peroxidase 5-like, whose protein sequence is MSCKLLQTLTTAVLCLYIVEAATTQLQVGFYQRSCGFAEFVVKQGVRAAFINDNGVAAGLVRLHFHDCFVRGCDGSVLLDSIGSPKAEKDSPANNPSLRGFEVVDSIKARLEAMCPGVVSCADILAFAARDSIEMAGGLGYDVPAGRRDGRVSLSEEANGNLPPPSLNVDQLTKAFADKGLTQEEMVTLSGAHTLGRSHCTSFSNRLYNFNVNSSIDPTLDPLYASQLRQQCPQGGDASLVVPMEATPATADVAYYRAVATNRGLFTSDQTLLTDQRTRAQVFQNAQNPFIWKSKFASAMVNMGKIGVLTGNAGEIRKDCRVVN, encoded by the exons ATGAGTTGTAAGCTCCTCCAAACTCTCACCACAGCAGTCCTGTGCCTCTACATTGTCGAGGCAGCGACAACTCAGCTTCAAGTCGGGTTCTATCAGCGCTCGTGTGGCTTTGCTGAGTTCGTCGTGAAGCAAGGCGTTCGAGCTGCGTTCATCAACGACAATGGAGTTGCTGCAGGCCTTGTTAGGTTGCATTTTCATGACTGTTTTGTAAGG GGGTGTGATGGATCTGTGCTGCTAGACTCCATCGGTTCACCCAAGGCAGAGAAGGATTCACCCGCGAATAATCCAAGCCTTCGGGGATTTGAGGTCGTTGACAGCATCAAGGCTAGGCTCGAGGCCATGTGCCCGGGGGTAGTCTCGTGTGCTGATATACTCGCATTTGCAGCTCGGGACAGCATTGAGATG GCCGGAGGACTGGGGTACGACGTCCCTGCAGGGAGGCGAGACGGTAGAGTTTCTTTATCGGAGGAGGCAAACGGAAACCTACCACCACCATCACTCAATGTGGATCAACTCACTAAAGCATTTGCAGACAAGGGGTTAACACAAGAGGAAATGGTCACTCTTTCTG GGGCGCATACGCTGGGGCGGTCCCACTGCACGTCTTTTAGCAACCGGCTCTACAACTTCAACGTGAACTCGAGCATAGACCCGACTCTGGATCCCCTGTATGCGAGCCAGCTCAGGCAGCAGTGCCCGCAGGGGGGAGACGCGAGCCTGGTGGTGCCGATGGAGGCCACCCCTGCCACAGCTGACGTGGCGTACTACAGAGCTGTGGCGACAAATAGAGGGCTGTTCACGTCCGATCAAACGCTGCTGACGGACCAACGGACGAGAGCTCAAGTGTTCCAAAATGCTCAAAACCCATTCATTTGGAAAAGCAAATTTGCTTCAGCAATGGTGAATATGGGAAAGATTGGAGTTTTAACTGGCAATGCTGGTGAAATTCGCAAGGATTGTAGAGTGGTAAATTAA
- the LOC125217723 gene encoding caffeic acid 3-O-methyltransferase 2 produces MATNSTTTKNPRGEEEENFLFAMQLASASVLPMVLKAAIELDLLELIKRAGDGAFISPADLAAQLPAANAAAPVMLDRILRLLASYAVLECRLETLEDGAVGRRYGLAPVCKFLTKNDDGVSMAPLALMNQDKVLMESWYHLKDAVLDGGIPFNKAYGMTAFEYHGTDSRFNKIFNQGMSNHSTITMKKILETYNGFDGVKTVVDVGGGTGATLNMILSKYPSIKGINFDLPHVIEDAPSYPGVEHVGGDMFVSVPKGDAIFMKWICHDWSDEHCVKFLKNCYDALPQNGKVILAECVLPEAPDTGLATKNVVHIDVIMLAHNPGGKERTEKEFHILAKAAGFNHFNKACCAYNSWIMELLK; encoded by the exons ATGGCTACAAATTCAACCACGACCAAGAATCCACGTGGCGAAGAGGAAGAGAATTTCCTCTTCGCCATGCAGCTGGCCAGCGCCTCGGTGCTGCCGATGGTGCTCAAGGCCGCGATCGAGCTCGACCTCCTCGAGCTCATCAAGCGGGCCGGGGACGGCGCCTTCATCTCCCCGGCCGACCTCGCTGCGCAGCTCCCCGCCGCCAACGCCGCCGCGCCGGTGATGCTGGACCGGATCCTCCGGCTCCTGGCGAGCTACGCCGTCCTCGAGTGCCGCCTGGAGACGCTCGAGGATGGCGCCGTGGGGCGGCGCTACGGGCTCGCGCCGGTGTGCAAGTTCCTGACCAAGAACGACGACGGAGTTTCCATGGCGCCGCTGGCGCTCATGAATCAAGATAAAGTGCTTATGGAGAGTtg GTACCACCTAAAAGATGCCGTTCTTGACGGAGGCATTCCCTTCAACAAAGCCTACGGGATGACTGCATTCGAGTACCATGGTACAGATTCAAGATTCAACAAGATCTTCAACCAAGGCATGTCCAACCACTCCACCATCACAATGAAGAAGATTCTAGAAACTTACAATGGCTTTGATGGGGTCAAGACTGTGGTTGATGTTGGTGGAGGAACTGGAGCCACCCTCAACATGATTCTTTCCAAATATCCTTCTATTAAGGgcattaattttgatttgccCCATGTTATTGAAGATGCCCCATCTTATCCAG GTGTAGAGCATGTGGGTGGGGACATGTTTGTGAGTGTGCCTAAAGGGGATGCCATCTTCATGAAG TGGATCTGCCATGACTGGAGTGATGAGCACTGTGTGAAATTCTTGAAGAATTGCTATGATGCATTGCCACAAAATGGGAAGGTAATTTTGGCAGAGTGTGTTTTGCCAGAGGCACCAGACACTGGCCTTGCCACCAAGAATGTTGTCCACATTGACGTCATCATGCTGGCCCACAACCCAGGTGGCAAGGAAAGGACAGAAAAGGAATTTCACATCTTGGCCAAAGCTGCTGGCTTCAACCACTTCAACAAGGCTTGTTGTGCCTACAATTCTTGGATTATGGAGTTGCTTaaataa